In a genomic window of Wyeomyia smithii strain HCP4-BCI-WySm-NY-G18 chromosome 1, ASM2978416v1, whole genome shotgun sequence:
- the LOC129718909 gene encoding bifunctional glutamate/proline--tRNA ligase isoform X2 encodes MATKVICSYNEPAIGGLIVAEMIKNTNPLEICWGNETSITFSNQTLICVTNNDVLRSLARDAPKYQLYGKTPIERTQIDHWLTYTLSVEKDPADELKYLNKCLAPLTYLVANHLTIADLAVFNEMFNSYDELALIGIPVHVQRWYDLIAAHPAVVSVLQNLPKNAKFAKRIVRGASNEKSAERKQEGKFVDLPGAEMGKVVVRFPPEASGYLHIGHAKAALLNQYYQQAFQGKLIMRFDDTNPAKENVHFEKVILEDLEMLQIKPDLFTHTSQYFDLMLQYCECLMKDGKAYVDDTEPEQMKKEREERVVSKNRNNSFEKNLSMWKEMINGTEAGQKCCVRAKIDMSSANGCMRDPTIYRCKNEPHPRTGTKYKVYPTYDFACPIVDAIENVTHTLRTMEYHDRDDQFYWFIEALGLRRPYIWEYSRLNMTNTVLSKRKLTWFVDQGLVDGWDDPRFPTVRGILRRGMTVDGLKEFIIAQGSSKSVVFMEWDKIWAFNKKVIDPIAPRYIALENKNRVVVNVSDANLETVKVPVHPKNTDIGTKTVWIGPRILIDYADAIELKEGENATFINWGNIAINKVHKDANGKITSVDARLNLDNKDFKKTLKLTWLCELDSSMYTPTFCVYFEHIISKPVLGKDEDFKSYIGHETRVEVPMLGDPELKKMKKGDIIQLQRRGFFKVDQAYKPASRFSSAETPIVLLSIPDGHTKESFVGVPKKAIDEELKKQISVKKASYEPENTCDTNNSILLQGDKVRKLKADQAPKREIEAAVKVLLELKTKFKEETGQEWKPIPISTVESLETINANISKQGDIVRELKAAKASKSTIDEAVKILLDLKAAYKASAGKDWKPETFLIKADTTSAASLSESIIKQGNLIRDLKAKQAEKSKIEANVKVLLDLKSKYKTITGQDWSPPATQNKIVKTQVQSGPSNRQESELLNQITVVGEKIRVLKAQKANKPSIDEEVKVLLQLKSSYKALTGKDWKPDATVTSRVATNEKENMAPTNIDTLAQEKDALTNKINAQGEEVRKLKASGLSKEQVDAAVKMLLDLKAEYKEITGTEFPTAGRKKQPAPKKAAQKNEKVKPEPPLKQKDCECGPKKLTRLGLEATKEDNLSDWYSQVITKGEMIEYYDVSGCYILRHWSFAVWKAIKAWFDSEITKMGVKECYFPIFVSRAALEREKTHIADFAPEVAWVTKSGDSELAEPIAVRPTSETVMYPAYAKWIQSYRDLPIRLNQWNNVVRWEFKHPQPFLRTREFLWQEGHTAFATKPEAEEEVLQILDLYAKVYTDLLAIPVVKGRKTEKEKFAGGDYTTTVEAYISASGRAIQGATSHCLGQNFSKMFDIVYEHPETKEKEYVYQNSWGLTTRTIGVMIMVHADNQGLVLPPRVACIQTIIVPCGITASTTNDERKELHDSCKELELTLAAAGVRCEGDYRDNYSPGWKYNHWELKGVPIRVELGFKDLKNQQFVAVRRDTGEKMTITRNNAVNDIKALLKTIHTSMYKRAEKNLQDHLKVTKQWDEFLQFLETKNIIMSPFCGETPCEDNIKSDSARDDAEAEPGAPSMGAKSLCIPFEQPANIHSDEKCIHPACGRKAKFYCLFGRSY; translated from the exons TTGCCCGGGATGCACCGAAGTATCAGCTTTACGGAAAAACCCCAATCGAACGCACCCAAATAGATCATTGGTTGACTTATACTTTGTCGGTAGAGAAGGATCCAGCTGATGAGCTGAAATATCTGAACAAGTGTTTAGCTCCGCTAACATATTTAGTCGCAAACCATTTAACAATAGCGGATTTGGCAGtatttaatgaaatgtttaacAGTTATGATGAGTTGGCATTAATCGGAATTCCTGTTCATGTTCAACGCTGGTATGATTTGATTGCTGCACACCCAGCAGTAGTAAGCGTGCTACAGAATTTGCCTAAAAATGCTAAATTTGCTAAAAGAATAGTTCGCGGTGCAAGTAACGAAAAATCTGCTGAAAGGAAGCAAGAGGGAAAATTTGTTGATCTTCCTGGAGCAGAAATGGGAAAAGTTGTAGTTCGTTTTCCACCAGAAGCTTCTGGATATTTACATATTGGGCACGCCAAGGCAGCATTATTAAATCAATACTACCAACAAGCATTTCAGGGAAAGCTGATTATGCGATTTGATGACACAAATCCAGCGAAAGAAAATGTTCattttgaaaaagttatcttggAAGATTTAGAAAtgcttcaaatcaaaccagatTTGTTTACGCATACGTCTCAATATTTTGATTTGATGTTACAATACTGCGAATGTTTGATGAAAGATGGCAAAGCGTATGTTGATGATACTGAACCagaacaaatgaaaaaagagCGTGAGGAAAGAGTTGTGTCTAAAAATAGGAACAattctttcgaaaaaaatttgtcTATGTGGAAGGAAATGATAAATGGTACAGAAGCTGGACAGAAATGTTGCGTTCGTGCCAAAATTGATATGTCTTCTGCGAATGGTTGCATGCGTGATCCAACTATTTACCGGTGTAAAAATGAACCTCATCCGCGGACCGGAACAAAATATAAAGTGTACCCAACATACGATTTTGCTTGTCCAATTGTCGATGCAATCGAGAATGTAACTCACACGCTTCGAACAATGGAATATCATGATCGAGATGATCAATTTTATTGGTTTATTGAAGCTTTAGGTTTGCGTCGCCCATACATCTGGGAATATAGCCGACTAAATATGACTAATACGGTGCTATCTAAACGAAAATTAACTTGGTTTGTAGACCAAGGACTAGTAGATGGGTGGGATGATCCTCGATTTCCAACTGTAAGAGGAATACTTCGTCGCGGCATGACGGTTGATGGATTAAAAGAATTTATCATTGCTcaag GATCTAGTAAGTCGGTCGTTTTCATGGAATGGGATAAAATATGGGCTttcaacaaaaaagttattgacCCGATTGCACCACGCTACATTGCTCTGGAAAACAAAAATCGTGTAGTCGTAAATGTGTCTGATGCAAATCTAGAAACCGTGAAGGTTCCCGTtcatccgaaaaatactgatattgGTACGAAAACTGTATGGATTGGTCCAAGGATCCTTATTGATTATGCAGATGCGATTGAATTAAAAGAAGGGGAAAATGCTACGTTCATTAATTGGGGAAATATCGCTATCAATAAAGTGCACAAAGATGCGAACGGCAAAATCACGTCCGTTGACGCTAGATTAAATTTGGACAACAAGGATTTCAAAAAAACACTCAAGCTAACCTGGTTGTGTGAGTTGGATTCGTCAATGTATACCCCTACATTCTGTGTTTACTTTGAGCATATCATTAGTAAACCGGTGCTCGGAAAAGATGAAGACTTCAAAAGTTACATTGGACACGAAACCAGG GTCGAAGTTCCAATGTTGGGTGATcccgaattgaaaaaaatgaagaaggGTGATATTATTCAATTGCAGCGCAGAGGTTTTTTCAAGGTAGACCAAGCATACAAGCCTGCCAGCAGGTTTAGCTCAGCCGAAACACCAATAGTATTGCTTTCAATTCCTGACGGGCACACTAAAGAATCTTTCGTTGGTGTTCCGAAAAAAGCAATAGATGAAGAATTGAAG AAACAGATATCTGTAAAGAAGGCTTCTTATGAACCAGAAAATACGTGTGACACCAACAATAGCATTCTGCTTCAGGGCGATAAAGTGCGAAAGCTTAAAGCAGACCAAGCCCCTAAACGTGAAATTGAAGCTGCAGTTAAAGTCTTACTCgagctcaaaacaaaattcaaggAAGAAACAGGCCAAGAGTGGAAGCCTATACCTATTTCAACAGTTGAAAGTCTGGAAACCATCAATGCAAACATATCCAAGCAAGGCGATATAGTGCGTGAGTTAAAAGCTGCAAAGGCTAGTAAATCTACTATTGATGAAGCAGTCAAAATATTGTTAGATTTGAAAGCAGCGTATAAGGCTTCTGCTGGCAAGGATTGGAAACCGGAAACTTTCCTTATTAAAGCTGATACAACATCTGCTGCTTCATTGAGCGAGTCAATTATAAAACAAGGAAATTTGATCCGGGATTTAAAAGCTAAACAAGCTGAAAAGTCGAAGATTGAAGCGAACGTAAAAGTGTTGTtggatttaaaatcaaaatacaaaacTATAACTGGTCAGGATTGGTCACCGCCTGCAAcccaaaacaaaattgtaaaaacACAAGTGCAGTCAGGCCCATCAAACCGTCAGGAATCAGAACTATTGAATCAAATTACTGTTGTTGGAGAAAAAATTCGTGTATTGAAAGCTCAAAAGGCAAACAAACCATCAATTGACGAGGAGGTAAAAGTTTTACTACAACTCAAATCTTCTTACAAAGCACTTACTGGAAAAGACTGGAAACCTGATGCAACAGTCACTAGTAGGGTTGCAACAAACGAGAAGGAAAATATGGCACCAACAAACATTGACACTTTGGCACAAGAAAAAGACGCTTTAACGAACAAAATTAATGCTCAGGGAGAAGAAGTGAGAAAATTAAAGGCTTCCGGGCTGTCTAAAGAACAAGTAGACGCTGCAGTTAAGATGTTGCTAGATTTAAAGGCAGAGTACAAAGAAATAACCGGAACAGAATTTCCGACCGCAGGTCGAAAAAAACAACCTGCACCTAAAAAGGCTGCACAAAAGAATGAGAAAGTCAAACCAGAACCTCCTTTAAAACAAAAAGATTGTGAATGTGGACCAAAAAAGCTAACACGTCTTGGATTGGAGGCTACCAAGGAGGACAACCTGTCCGACTGGTATTCGCAGGTAATAACTAAGGGCGAAATGATTGAATATTATGATGTATCTGGTTGCTACATACTGCGGCATTGGTCGTTTGCTGTTTGGAAAGCTATCAAAGCTTGGTTCGATAGTGAAATCACTAAAATGGGTGTCAAGGAATGCTATTTTCCCATATTTGTTTCTCGTGCTGCGTTGGAACGAGAAAAAACACATATCGCTGACTTTGCTCCCGAAGTTGCATGGGTAACCAAGAGTGGAGATTCTGAGCTGGCCGAGCCAATTGCAGTACGTCCGACTTCAGAAACCGTCATGTATCCAGCGTATGCTAAGTGGATCCAATCATACCGTGATTTGCCGATTCGTTTGAATCAATGGAACAATGTCGTG AGATGGGAATTCAAACACCCGCAACCATTTTTGCGTACGCGTGAGTTTCTATGGCAGGAGGGTCATACAGCATTTGCCACTAAACCAGAAGCTGAGGAAGAAGTATTGCAGATTTTAG ATCTTTATGCAAAGGTGTACACAGATTTACTAGCCATACCAGTCGTGAAAGGACgcaaaacagaaaaagaaaaattcgcTGGTGGAGACTATACGACCACGGTGGAGGCCTACATATCTGCATCCGGTCGCGCAATCCAAGGAGCTACCAGCCACTGTTTAGGTCAAAACTTCTCCAAAATGTTTGATATTGTTTATGAGCATCCAGAGACAAAAGAAAAGGAATATGTATATCAAAATTCATGGGGTTTGACAACGCGTACAATCGGGGTAATGATAATGGTACATGCTGACAATCAAGGGTTGGTGCTTCCGCCTCGTGTAGCATGCATTCAGACTATTATTGTTCCATGTGGTATTACTGCAAGCACAACGAATGACGAAAGAAAAGAGCTTCACGATAGTTGCAAAGAGCTGGAATTGACGTTAGCAGCAGCAGGAGTGCGTTGCGAAGGTGATTACAGAGACAATTATTCACCGGGTTGGAAATATAATCATTGGGAATTAAAGGGTGTTCCAATTAGAGTGGAATTGGGATTCAAGGATTTAAAAAATCAGCAGTTTGTAGCTGTTCGACGTGACACTGGTGAAAAAATGACCATCACGAGAAATAACGCAGTCAATGATATAAAAGCTCTTTTGAAAACAATCCATACTAGTATGTACAAGCGAGCAGAAAAGAATTTACAGGACCACTTAAAAGTTACAAAGCAATGGGATGAGTTTCTTCAGTTTttggaaacaaaaaatattattatgagTCCATTTTGCGGTGAAACTCCTTGTGAAGATAACATAAAATCGGATAGTGCACGAGACGATGCAGAAGCTGAACCCGGAGCTCCTTCAATGGGTGCAAAATCACTGTGCATTCCATTCGAGCAACCAGCAAATATTCATAGTGACGAAAAATGTATTCATCCAGCTTGTGGACGAAAGGCTAAATTTTATTGTCTCTTTGGCAGAAGTTATTAA
- the LOC129718909 gene encoding bifunctional glutamate/proline--tRNA ligase isoform X1 translates to MATKVICSYNEPAIGGLIVAEMIKNTNPLEICWGNETSITFSNQTLICVTNNDVLRSLARDAPKYQLYGKTPIERTQIDHWLTYTLSVEKDPADELKYLNKCLAPLTYLVANHLTIADLAVFNEMFNSYDELALIGIPVHVQRWYDLIAAHPAVVSVLQNLPKNAKFAKRIVRGASNEKSAERKQEGKFVDLPGAEMGKVVVRFPPEASGYLHIGHAKAALLNQYYQQAFQGKLIMRFDDTNPAKENVHFEKVILEDLEMLQIKPDLFTHTSQYFDLMLQYCECLMKDGKAYVDDTEPEQMKKEREERVVSKNRNNSFEKNLSMWKEMINGTEAGQKCCVRAKIDMSSANGCMRDPTIYRCKNEPHPRTGTKYKVYPTYDFACPIVDAIENVTHTLRTMEYHDRDDQFYWFIEALGLRRPYIWEYSRLNMTNTVLSKRKLTWFVDQGLVDGWDDPRFPTVRGILRRGMTVDGLKEFIIAQGSSKSVVFMEWDKIWAFNKKVIDPIAPRYIALENKNRVVVNVSDANLETVKVPVHPKNTDIGTKTVWIGPRILIDYADAIELKEGENATFINWGNIAINKVHKDANGKITSVDARLNLDNKDFKKTLKLTWLCELDSSMYTPTFCVYFEHIISKPVLGKDEDFKSYIGHETRVEVPMLGDPELKKMKKGDIIQLQRRGFFKVDQAYKPASRFSSAETPIVLLSIPDGHTKESFVGVPKKAIDEELKQKQISVKKASYEPENTCDTNNSILLQGDKVRKLKADQAPKREIEAAVKVLLELKTKFKEETGQEWKPIPISTVESLETINANISKQGDIVRELKAAKASKSTIDEAVKILLDLKAAYKASAGKDWKPETFLIKADTTSAASLSESIIKQGNLIRDLKAKQAEKSKIEANVKVLLDLKSKYKTITGQDWSPPATQNKIVKTQVQSGPSNRQESELLNQITVVGEKIRVLKAQKANKPSIDEEVKVLLQLKSSYKALTGKDWKPDATVTSRVATNEKENMAPTNIDTLAQEKDALTNKINAQGEEVRKLKASGLSKEQVDAAVKMLLDLKAEYKEITGTEFPTAGRKKQPAPKKAAQKNEKVKPEPPLKQKDCECGPKKLTRLGLEATKEDNLSDWYSQVITKGEMIEYYDVSGCYILRHWSFAVWKAIKAWFDSEITKMGVKECYFPIFVSRAALEREKTHIADFAPEVAWVTKSGDSELAEPIAVRPTSETVMYPAYAKWIQSYRDLPIRLNQWNNVVRWEFKHPQPFLRTREFLWQEGHTAFATKPEAEEEVLQILDLYAKVYTDLLAIPVVKGRKTEKEKFAGGDYTTTVEAYISASGRAIQGATSHCLGQNFSKMFDIVYEHPETKEKEYVYQNSWGLTTRTIGVMIMVHADNQGLVLPPRVACIQTIIVPCGITASTTNDERKELHDSCKELELTLAAAGVRCEGDYRDNYSPGWKYNHWELKGVPIRVELGFKDLKNQQFVAVRRDTGEKMTITRNNAVNDIKALLKTIHTSMYKRAEKNLQDHLKVTKQWDEFLQFLETKNIIMSPFCGETPCEDNIKSDSARDDAEAEPGAPSMGAKSLCIPFEQPANIHSDEKCIHPACGRKAKFYCLFGRSY, encoded by the exons TTGCCCGGGATGCACCGAAGTATCAGCTTTACGGAAAAACCCCAATCGAACGCACCCAAATAGATCATTGGTTGACTTATACTTTGTCGGTAGAGAAGGATCCAGCTGATGAGCTGAAATATCTGAACAAGTGTTTAGCTCCGCTAACATATTTAGTCGCAAACCATTTAACAATAGCGGATTTGGCAGtatttaatgaaatgtttaacAGTTATGATGAGTTGGCATTAATCGGAATTCCTGTTCATGTTCAACGCTGGTATGATTTGATTGCTGCACACCCAGCAGTAGTAAGCGTGCTACAGAATTTGCCTAAAAATGCTAAATTTGCTAAAAGAATAGTTCGCGGTGCAAGTAACGAAAAATCTGCTGAAAGGAAGCAAGAGGGAAAATTTGTTGATCTTCCTGGAGCAGAAATGGGAAAAGTTGTAGTTCGTTTTCCACCAGAAGCTTCTGGATATTTACATATTGGGCACGCCAAGGCAGCATTATTAAATCAATACTACCAACAAGCATTTCAGGGAAAGCTGATTATGCGATTTGATGACACAAATCCAGCGAAAGAAAATGTTCattttgaaaaagttatcttggAAGATTTAGAAAtgcttcaaatcaaaccagatTTGTTTACGCATACGTCTCAATATTTTGATTTGATGTTACAATACTGCGAATGTTTGATGAAAGATGGCAAAGCGTATGTTGATGATACTGAACCagaacaaatgaaaaaagagCGTGAGGAAAGAGTTGTGTCTAAAAATAGGAACAattctttcgaaaaaaatttgtcTATGTGGAAGGAAATGATAAATGGTACAGAAGCTGGACAGAAATGTTGCGTTCGTGCCAAAATTGATATGTCTTCTGCGAATGGTTGCATGCGTGATCCAACTATTTACCGGTGTAAAAATGAACCTCATCCGCGGACCGGAACAAAATATAAAGTGTACCCAACATACGATTTTGCTTGTCCAATTGTCGATGCAATCGAGAATGTAACTCACACGCTTCGAACAATGGAATATCATGATCGAGATGATCAATTTTATTGGTTTATTGAAGCTTTAGGTTTGCGTCGCCCATACATCTGGGAATATAGCCGACTAAATATGACTAATACGGTGCTATCTAAACGAAAATTAACTTGGTTTGTAGACCAAGGACTAGTAGATGGGTGGGATGATCCTCGATTTCCAACTGTAAGAGGAATACTTCGTCGCGGCATGACGGTTGATGGATTAAAAGAATTTATCATTGCTcaag GATCTAGTAAGTCGGTCGTTTTCATGGAATGGGATAAAATATGGGCTttcaacaaaaaagttattgacCCGATTGCACCACGCTACATTGCTCTGGAAAACAAAAATCGTGTAGTCGTAAATGTGTCTGATGCAAATCTAGAAACCGTGAAGGTTCCCGTtcatccgaaaaatactgatattgGTACGAAAACTGTATGGATTGGTCCAAGGATCCTTATTGATTATGCAGATGCGATTGAATTAAAAGAAGGGGAAAATGCTACGTTCATTAATTGGGGAAATATCGCTATCAATAAAGTGCACAAAGATGCGAACGGCAAAATCACGTCCGTTGACGCTAGATTAAATTTGGACAACAAGGATTTCAAAAAAACACTCAAGCTAACCTGGTTGTGTGAGTTGGATTCGTCAATGTATACCCCTACATTCTGTGTTTACTTTGAGCATATCATTAGTAAACCGGTGCTCGGAAAAGATGAAGACTTCAAAAGTTACATTGGACACGAAACCAGG GTCGAAGTTCCAATGTTGGGTGATcccgaattgaaaaaaatgaagaaggGTGATATTATTCAATTGCAGCGCAGAGGTTTTTTCAAGGTAGACCAAGCATACAAGCCTGCCAGCAGGTTTAGCTCAGCCGAAACACCAATAGTATTGCTTTCAATTCCTGACGGGCACACTAAAGAATCTTTCGTTGGTGTTCCGAAAAAAGCAATAGATGAAGAATTGAAG caGAAACAGATATCTGTAAAGAAGGCTTCTTATGAACCAGAAAATACGTGTGACACCAACAATAGCATTCTGCTTCAGGGCGATAAAGTGCGAAAGCTTAAAGCAGACCAAGCCCCTAAACGTGAAATTGAAGCTGCAGTTAAAGTCTTACTCgagctcaaaacaaaattcaaggAAGAAACAGGCCAAGAGTGGAAGCCTATACCTATTTCAACAGTTGAAAGTCTGGAAACCATCAATGCAAACATATCCAAGCAAGGCGATATAGTGCGTGAGTTAAAAGCTGCAAAGGCTAGTAAATCTACTATTGATGAAGCAGTCAAAATATTGTTAGATTTGAAAGCAGCGTATAAGGCTTCTGCTGGCAAGGATTGGAAACCGGAAACTTTCCTTATTAAAGCTGATACAACATCTGCTGCTTCATTGAGCGAGTCAATTATAAAACAAGGAAATTTGATCCGGGATTTAAAAGCTAAACAAGCTGAAAAGTCGAAGATTGAAGCGAACGTAAAAGTGTTGTtggatttaaaatcaaaatacaaaacTATAACTGGTCAGGATTGGTCACCGCCTGCAAcccaaaacaaaattgtaaaaacACAAGTGCAGTCAGGCCCATCAAACCGTCAGGAATCAGAACTATTGAATCAAATTACTGTTGTTGGAGAAAAAATTCGTGTATTGAAAGCTCAAAAGGCAAACAAACCATCAATTGACGAGGAGGTAAAAGTTTTACTACAACTCAAATCTTCTTACAAAGCACTTACTGGAAAAGACTGGAAACCTGATGCAACAGTCACTAGTAGGGTTGCAACAAACGAGAAGGAAAATATGGCACCAACAAACATTGACACTTTGGCACAAGAAAAAGACGCTTTAACGAACAAAATTAATGCTCAGGGAGAAGAAGTGAGAAAATTAAAGGCTTCCGGGCTGTCTAAAGAACAAGTAGACGCTGCAGTTAAGATGTTGCTAGATTTAAAGGCAGAGTACAAAGAAATAACCGGAACAGAATTTCCGACCGCAGGTCGAAAAAAACAACCTGCACCTAAAAAGGCTGCACAAAAGAATGAGAAAGTCAAACCAGAACCTCCTTTAAAACAAAAAGATTGTGAATGTGGACCAAAAAAGCTAACACGTCTTGGATTGGAGGCTACCAAGGAGGACAACCTGTCCGACTGGTATTCGCAGGTAATAACTAAGGGCGAAATGATTGAATATTATGATGTATCTGGTTGCTACATACTGCGGCATTGGTCGTTTGCTGTTTGGAAAGCTATCAAAGCTTGGTTCGATAGTGAAATCACTAAAATGGGTGTCAAGGAATGCTATTTTCCCATATTTGTTTCTCGTGCTGCGTTGGAACGAGAAAAAACACATATCGCTGACTTTGCTCCCGAAGTTGCATGGGTAACCAAGAGTGGAGATTCTGAGCTGGCCGAGCCAATTGCAGTACGTCCGACTTCAGAAACCGTCATGTATCCAGCGTATGCTAAGTGGATCCAATCATACCGTGATTTGCCGATTCGTTTGAATCAATGGAACAATGTCGTG AGATGGGAATTCAAACACCCGCAACCATTTTTGCGTACGCGTGAGTTTCTATGGCAGGAGGGTCATACAGCATTTGCCACTAAACCAGAAGCTGAGGAAGAAGTATTGCAGATTTTAG ATCTTTATGCAAAGGTGTACACAGATTTACTAGCCATACCAGTCGTGAAAGGACgcaaaacagaaaaagaaaaattcgcTGGTGGAGACTATACGACCACGGTGGAGGCCTACATATCTGCATCCGGTCGCGCAATCCAAGGAGCTACCAGCCACTGTTTAGGTCAAAACTTCTCCAAAATGTTTGATATTGTTTATGAGCATCCAGAGACAAAAGAAAAGGAATATGTATATCAAAATTCATGGGGTTTGACAACGCGTACAATCGGGGTAATGATAATGGTACATGCTGACAATCAAGGGTTGGTGCTTCCGCCTCGTGTAGCATGCATTCAGACTATTATTGTTCCATGTGGTATTACTGCAAGCACAACGAATGACGAAAGAAAAGAGCTTCACGATAGTTGCAAAGAGCTGGAATTGACGTTAGCAGCAGCAGGAGTGCGTTGCGAAGGTGATTACAGAGACAATTATTCACCGGGTTGGAAATATAATCATTGGGAATTAAAGGGTGTTCCAATTAGAGTGGAATTGGGATTCAAGGATTTAAAAAATCAGCAGTTTGTAGCTGTTCGACGTGACACTGGTGAAAAAATGACCATCACGAGAAATAACGCAGTCAATGATATAAAAGCTCTTTTGAAAACAATCCATACTAGTATGTACAAGCGAGCAGAAAAGAATTTACAGGACCACTTAAAAGTTACAAAGCAATGGGATGAGTTTCTTCAGTTTttggaaacaaaaaatattattatgagTCCATTTTGCGGTGAAACTCCTTGTGAAGATAACATAAAATCGGATAGTGCACGAGACGATGCAGAAGCTGAACCCGGAGCTCCTTCAATGGGTGCAAAATCACTGTGCATTCCATTCGAGCAACCAGCAAATATTCATAGTGACGAAAAATGTATTCATCCAGCTTGTGGACGAAAGGCTAAATTTTATTGTCTCTTTGGCAGAAGTTATTAA
- the LOC129718910 gene encoding NAD-dependent protein deacetylase Sirt2-like — MSADNPMLNASIGECSKIDVNTIKPERVSNEFPVDGNVLKPGKLPNLDVVAAENSHGINVNSAPSAKLTPDFSQFDDSEDEDHYHSEGGGGFGSDTISIEGIRRYLSDKLGFYTSDNNDDKDSTPRRKVLDTVDIEGVLKHWRNGGFKKIVTMVGAGISTSAGIPDFRSPDTGLYNNLLKYNLPYPQAIFELEYFYQNPKPFFQLAKELYPGTFKPTPSHYFVKLLENKGLLVRHYTQNIDTLERIAGISAEKLVEAHGTFFTNHCLQCKAAYTLEFVKDKIFSDEIPTCTCGGVIKPDIVFFGEGLPESFHVLPHKDFAECDLLIIMGTSLTVQPFASLVEYVNDDCVRLLINRDKVGGGGYGLFRAMMFGEGLCFDLPGNRRDVAWTGNCDDGCFFLADKLGLGDELRQMIATEYSKLEVVREETMPSLPDADFKVHESKQKLENKIANSEGDNDSNSSSATDSRQNTETDRTVDEKNIPETVDECK; from the exons atgtcagccGATAACCCAATGTTGAATGCGAGTATTGGAGAGTGTTCTAAAATTGATGTTAACACTATAAAGCCGGAAAGGGTATCAAATGAGTTTCCAGTAGATGGAAATGTTTTGAAACCTGGAAAGTTACCAAATCTTGATGTAGTAGCTGCTGAGAACAGTCACGGAATTAATGTTAACTCAGCTCCATCGGCGAAGCTAACACCTGATTTCTCGCAATTCGACGATAGTGAAGATGAAGATCATTATCATAGTGAAGGAGGAGGTGGATTTGGTTCCGACACTATAAGTATCGAAGGGATTCGACGGTATTTATCAGATAAACTAGGTTTCTATACTTCCGATAACAATGATGATAAAGATAGTACTCCGAGACGTAAAGTTTTGGATACGGTCGATATTGAAGGTGTCCTTAAGCATTGGCGGAACGGTGGATTCAAAAAAATTGTAACAATGGTTGGAGCGGGTATATCAACCT CTGCAGGAATACCTGATTTTCGATCGCCAGACACCGGTTTATACAATAATCTCCTAAAGTACAACCTACCATACCCGCAGGCGATCTTTGAACTAGAATACTTCTACCAAAACCCGAAACCATTTTTTCAATTAGCTAAAGAACTGTATCCGGGTACGTTTAAACCGACTCCGTCACATTATTTTGTGAAGTTACTCGAAAACAAAGGATTGTTGGTTCGTCATTATACGCAAAACATAGATACTTTAGAACGAATAGCTGGAATAAGCGCGGAGAAGTTAGTAGAAGCGCACGGAACTTTTTTTACGAATCATTGCTTGCAGTGTAAAGCTGCATACACTTTAGAATTTGTGAAAG ataaaatattttcggatgAGATACCAACGTGCACCTGTGGGGGAGTTATAAAGCCGGATATTGTTTTCTTCGGGGAAGGATTACCTGAAAGTTTTCATGTGCTACCGCATAAAGACTTTGCCGAGTGTGACCTTCTCATTATTATGGGAACATCTTTGACTGTACAACCTTTCGCTTCTCTGGTGGAATATGTAAATGATGATTGCGTACGATTGTTGATAAACAGGGACAAGGTAGGCGGTGGAGGATATGGCCTGTTTCGTGCAATGATGTTTGGTGAGGGATTATGTTTTGATTTGCCGGGCAATCGTCGTGATGTTGCGTGGACTGGAAACTGCGATGACGGTTGCTTTTTCTTAGCTGACAAGCTAGGGTTGGGG gacGAGCTTCGTCAAATGATTGCGACTGAATATTCCAAGTTGGAAGTGGTTCGAGAGGAAACAATGCCAAGTTTACCTGATGCCGATTTCAAGGTTCacgaatcaaaacaaaaactggAAAACAAAATAGCTAACAGTGAAGGAGATAATGACTCAAATTCTAGTTCTGCAACAGATTCGCGGCAAAACACAGAAACTGATAGAACTGTGGATGAAAAGAATATTCCCGAAACTGTGGATGAATGCAAGTGA